CGGACCGATCCCCACCCTGCGCACCCCAACGGACCGCTCGCCGCACCCCGCGCCACCACGGACCCTTCGCCACCTCGCGCACCCCAACGGACCGCTCGCCGCACCCCGCGCCACCACGGACCGATCCCCACCCCGCGTGCTCCGACGGGCCGTTCGCCGCACCGCGCGCCACGACGGGCCGGTAGCCGCGTACGGCGCGCAGGGGACGGGGTGGGGGGTGTCCGCCCGCAGCGGCCGGCGTCCGTCATCCAGTACAGCCGAGGCGACAGCAACCGCCGGACCGAGGACGGATGCCCCCCACCCCGGCCCCGCCCCACCCACAGACCGCACGCGCTACACCCGCCCCCACCGAACCGAAACAGGCCGCCGCAGGCACCCCGCCCAACCGCCGGAGGCACCCGCCCCCACCGAACCCAAACAGGCGCCGCAGGCAAGGGCCCGCTCAAGCCGACGCCGTCAGTGGCTTCGCGATGTCCTCCAGCGACCGCCGCTCCGCCCGCACCGCCAGGAACGCCGCCACCAGACCCGCCGCGCACATCAGACCCGCCCCGATCTGGAACGCCAGCACCGTGTCGCCGACCTTGCCCGTGTTCGTCAGGTCGGCGAACAGCAGCGGTCCGCTGATGCCGCCCGCCGCCGTACCCAGCGCGTAGAAGAACGCGATCGACATGGCCCGCGTCTCCATCGGGAACACCTCGGACACCGTGAGGTAGGCGCTCGACGCCCCCGCCGACGCGAAGAACAGCACCGCACACCAGCACGCCGTCAACGTGCTCGCGCTCAACGACCCCTGGTCGAACAACCACGCCGTCCCGAACAGCAGCAGCCCCGACAGCAGATACGTCGACGAGATCATCACCCGCCGCCCCACCGTGTCGAACAGCTTCCCCAGCAACAGCGGTCCGCAGAAGTTACCGATCGCGATGACCGCGAAGTAGTACCCGGTGTCCCCCGTCGGCACGTCGAAGAACGTCGTGAGGATCGCCCCGAACCCGAACGTGATCGCGTTGTAGAGGAAGGCCTGGCCTATGAAGAGTGAGAACCCCAGCACCGAACGGCGCCGGTAGTCCGAGAACACCGTCCGCGCGATCTCCACGAACGTCACGCTCCGCCGCTGATGGATCGTGATCTCACCCTCGGGCCGCGGCAACCGCTCGCCGCCCCTCTCCGCCTCCACCCGCTGCTCGATCGACGTGACGATCCGCTCCGCCTCTCCGTCCCGCCCGTGGATCAGCAACCACCGCGGACTCTCCGGCACATGCCGCCGTACAAGAAGGATCACGAACGCCAGCACCGCCCCCAGCGCGAACGTCAGCCGCCACCCCACATCCTTCGCGAAGATGTCCGTGTTCAGCGCGACGATCGACAGCAGCGAGCCGCCCACCGCTCCCAGCCAGAAACTCCCGTTGATCATCAGGTCGACCCGGCCCCGGTACGGCGCCGGAATCAGCTCGTCGATCGCGGAGTTGATCGCCGCGTACTCCCCACCGATCCCGAACCCGGTCAGGAAGCGGAACAGAAAGAACCACCAGGAGTCGAAGGACACCGCCGTCAGCGCCGTAGCGGCGAGATACACCGCCAGCGTGATCATGAACAGCTTTTTACGCCCCCATTTGTCCGTCAGCCGCCCCCAGAACAGCGCCCCCACGCACGCCCCGGCCACATACAGCGCCGCCGCGATCCCGGTGACCTGCCCGGAGGAGATGGACAGGCCACTCCCCGGCTCCGAGAGCCGGCTCGCGATGTTGCCGACGACCGTGACCTCCAGGCCGTCGAGGATCCACACGGTGCCGAGTCCGATGACGATCGTCCAGTGCCAGCGCGACCAGGGAAGCCGGTCGAGCCGGGCCGGGATGTTCGTCGTCACGGTGCGGCCGGTATCGGCCTGAGCGGTGGTCACAGAAGGGCTCCCTCCCCCTCGAGCGGTCGTCGAGCGAACCCCACCCGGGTGCCCCCGACCAGCCCGCCTACGCCCCCAGCACCCGCGACACCGTATAGATCAACAACCCCGCGAGCGACCCGACCACCGTGCCGTTGATCCGAATGAACTGAAGGTCACGGCCGATGTTCGCCTCGATCTTCCGCGTCGTGTGCTCGGCGTCCCAGCCGGCCACCGTGTCCGTGATCAGGGAGGTGATCTCCCGCCGATAGGTGGTGACCACGTACACCGCGGCCCCCTCCACCCACCCGTCGACCTTCGCCTGCACCTTCGGGTCGACGGCCATCCGCGCCCCCAGCGACAGCAGCGACGCCCGCACCCGCAGCCGCAGCTCACTGCGCTCGTCCTCGGCGGCGGAGACGATCATCGACCGTACGGCGGTCCAGGCGGACGCGATCAGGTCCTGGACCTCTCCGCGCCCCAGCACCTCGCCCTTGAGCCGCTCGACACGCGCGCGTGTGTCCGTGTCGGACTGGAGGTCGGAGGCGAAGTCCGTCAGGAACCGGTCCAGCGCGCCCCGCGCCGGATGGGACGGCATGTCCCGCATCTCGGTGACGAAGCGCAGCAGCTCCTTGTAGACCCGCTCGCCGACCTTCTTGTCGACGAAGCGCGGGGTCCAGCCGGGCGCGCCCCCCTGCACCGCGTCCATGACCTGCTCGTCATGGAGCACGAGCCAGTCGTGGGCCCGGGCCACCACCAGGTCGACGACCCGCCGGTGTCCCCCGTCGACGACGACCTTCTCCAGCATCTTCCCGATGCCGGGCGCGATCTCCTGGGCGTCGGCCCGCCGGGTGATCGCCTCCCCGACCACGGCCTGGACGTCGGAGTCCCGCAGGACGGTCAAGGCACCCCTGAGCGCTGCCGACAGCTCCGCCGTGACCCGGTCGGCGTGCTCGGGCTCGGCCAGCCAGGCCCCGAGCCGGCTGCCGATCCCCACGGCACGCAGCCGCTGTCGTACGACGTCCTCCGAGAGGAAGTTCTCGCCGACGAACTCGCCCAGCGACACCCCCAACTGGTCCTTCTTGGTGGGGATGATCGCGGTGTGCGGGATGGGCAGGCCGAGCGGATGGCGGAAGAGGGCGGTGACCGCGAACCAGTCGGCGAGCGCGCCGACCATGCCGGCCTCGGCGGCCGCGGCGACATAGCCGGCCCAGGCACCGGCGCCCTCATGGGACGCCCACGTGGCCAGCACGTACACCAGCGCCACGAAGAGCAGCAGCCCGGCCGCGATGAGCTTCATCTGGCGCACACCGCGCTGTTTCTCCTCGTCCGCCGCGCTGAAGGTGTTCATCGCACGTACGGCCGAAGCGGGGACGGCACGGTTCACGGCCCCGTCCGGCCGGGCATGCTGCTCCACGTCAGATGGTCCCGTTTCCTGAGGTTTCGTGCGTTCCATCCGCTCCACCCGTTCGGTGATCCCTCACACATTGTCCCTTCCTGAGCGACTCCCGGAACGGAACAGGAGTTCCCGGCGTCATTCCGGACGAGCGAACCGGAGGGGGTCTCGTCCCTTGCTCTCAGGTTCATGCCTCATCATGAGGTGATCAGATCGGAGCCTCGGGCTCCCATCGCCCTAGGAGAACAGCACCACATGACTCGGCGTCATGGTTACGCCCTGCTTGCCGCGATCATCGCCGTGATCGTGGCCATGTCCACCGCCATCTACGTCGGAGTGGCGGCCGACACCGGCACCAGCGACCACACCTCACTGTCCGGCTCCCGGCCCGCACGCCCCTCCGCCGCACCCGCCTCCGCCGGAGTCTGGGTCGGCACCTGGTCCGCCTCCCCGGTCGGCGCCGAGCCCGGCACCCAGGCCGAGGGCATGACCGGCCGCTCCGTCCGCAACGTCGTCCACGCCGCCGTCGGCGGTACGAGTGCCCGCGTCACGCTGTCCAATCTCTACGGCCGGACCGCGCTGACCATCACGCACTCCTCGATCGCCCTCGCCGCCGGCACGGAGACCGCCGCCGCGCGCGCGGGAACCATGCGGCCGCTCACGTTCGCCGGCAACACCACGGTCGTCGTCGCGGCGGGCGGGCAGGTGCTCAGCGACGCCGTCGCCCTGGCCGTCCCGGCGGGCAGCGACGTCCTCGTCACCACCTACTCCCCCAGCCTGTCCGGGCCGGTCACCTACCACCCGACGGCACGGCAGACCTCGTACGCCGGCGAGGGCGACCTCACCGAGGACGCGACCGGGACGGCGTACACCGAAAAGGTCGACCACTGGCGGTATCTCACCGCGCTGGACGTGCTCAGCGGCGAGGCCGACGGCACGGTGGTCGCCTTCGGCGACTCACTCACCGACGGCAAGAACTCCACCGTCAACGCGAACGCCCGCTGGCCCGACCACCTGAACCGGCGCCTGCGCACCGCGCTCGCCGCCGGCCGGGACCTGCCCCGCTACAGCGTCGTCAACGCGGGGATCGGCGGCAATCGGGTCCTCTCGGACGCCCGTGGCCGCCCCCTGGAGAACCAGGCGGGCATCCGCCGCTTCCGACGGGACGTGCTCGACCGCCCCAACGTCAAGATCGTGGTCATCGACCTCGGCATCAACGACCTCCTCCGCACCCCGGGCACCGCCGACCCGCAGAAGATCCTCACCGGCCTGCGCGACCTGGTCCGCCAGGCCCACGCCCGCGGCATCAAGGTCGTCGGCGCGACCCTCATGCCCGTCGGCAGGCGCACCACCTGGACCGAGGCCCGCGAGAGCGTCCGCCAGACGATCAACGCGGAGATCCGTTCGGGCAGGGTCTACGACGCGGTGGTCGACTTCGACAAGGCGCTGAGGGATCCCTACAACCCCCGTGGGCTCCGCGCGATGTACGACTCCGGGGACCGGCTCCACCCCAACGACAAGGGGTACGAGCGGATGGCGGACTCCTTCGATCTGGACTACCTGAAGGGGTCGGCGGCGGCACGGCTGTAGCCGCGGGCCGGCGGGGGCCTGTCGCGCCCCCGCCCACCGGCCGCTCAGTCCCCACCCCGTCGGCGCCGGTGGCGCGTCATGTCGCGGTGTCCCCCGATCATCCGCCGATGCGTGTCGAGGACATCGTCCCGGACCGACTCCCTCAGCTCCCGGACAGCCTCCCGGCGATCGAGCCGCTGCTGCCGCCGCTCCTCCCGGAGCTGCTGCCGCTCGGCCCTCCTCAGCTTCCGCTCGACCCCGACCCCGCCCCAGAACGCGAACCCGGTCACGACCACCCGAGGCGCCCCCGGCTCCCCCGGGACACCCTGCTCACGGTGGTCGAACCCGCCCATGATCCCGATCCCCCGCACCACGACCTCGACCCCCGGCGGCACGATCACCTGCACCCCGCCCATGATCGCGACACAGTTGATCTCGACCTCGCCGTCGGCGAAGTTCGCCTCCCGCAGATCGAGTTCACCACCGCCCCAGAAGGCGAAGCAGTTGAACCGCCGGGGCACGGTCCACCGCCCCTTGCGCTGGAACCCGGACATCACGGCGACGGCCCACGTGGACGAGCCCTCACCGCCGACGATCCGGGACGCCCAACTCCCGTCCGGCTCGGGCCGCTTCAGCATGTCGAGCTTGGGAGCGGCCACCTGGCCGACCGGAAGATCCCGGGTGATCGGCGCGAGTTCGCCGTA
This portion of the Streptomyces canus genome encodes:
- a CDS encoding MFS transporter, which codes for MTTAQADTGRTVTTNIPARLDRLPWSRWHWTIVIGLGTVWILDGLEVTVVGNIASRLSEPGSGLSISSGQVTGIAAALYVAGACVGALFWGRLTDKWGRKKLFMITLAVYLAATALTAVSFDSWWFFLFRFLTGFGIGGEYAAINSAIDELIPAPYRGRVDLMINGSFWLGAVGGSLLSIVALNTDIFAKDVGWRLTFALGAVLAFVILLVRRHVPESPRWLLIHGRDGEAERIVTSIEQRVEAERGGERLPRPEGEITIHQRRSVTFVEIARTVFSDYRRRSVLGFSLFIGQAFLYNAITFGFGAILTTFFDVPTGDTGYYFAVIAIGNFCGPLLLGKLFDTVGRRVMISSTYLLSGLLLFGTAWLFDQGSLSASTLTACWCAVLFFASAGASSAYLTVSEVFPMETRAMSIAFFYALGTAAGGISGPLLFADLTNTGKVGDTVLAFQIGAGLMCAAGLVAAFLAVRAERRSLEDIAKPLTASA
- a CDS encoding DUF445 domain-containing protein, encoding MERTKPQETGPSDVEQHARPDGAVNRAVPASAVRAMNTFSAADEEKQRGVRQMKLIAAGLLLFVALVYVLATWASHEGAGAWAGYVAAAAEAGMVGALADWFAVTALFRHPLGLPIPHTAIIPTKKDQLGVSLGEFVGENFLSEDVVRQRLRAVGIGSRLGAWLAEPEHADRVTAELSAALRGALTVLRDSDVQAVVGEAITRRADAQEIAPGIGKMLEKVVVDGGHRRVVDLVVARAHDWLVLHDEQVMDAVQGGAPGWTPRFVDKKVGERVYKELLRFVTEMRDMPSHPARGALDRFLTDFASDLQSDTDTRARVERLKGEVLGRGEVQDLIASAWTAVRSMIVSAAEDERSELRLRVRASLLSLGARMAVDPKVQAKVDGWVEGAAVYVVTTYRREITSLITDTVAGWDAEHTTRKIEANIGRDLQFIRINGTVVGSLAGLLIYTVSRVLGA
- a CDS encoding SGNH/GDSL hydrolase family protein: MTRRHGYALLAAIIAVIVAMSTAIYVGVAADTGTSDHTSLSGSRPARPSAAPASAGVWVGTWSASPVGAEPGTQAEGMTGRSVRNVVHAAVGGTSARVTLSNLYGRTALTITHSSIALAAGTETAAARAGTMRPLTFAGNTTVVVAAGGQVLSDAVALAVPAGSDVLVTTYSPSLSGPVTYHPTARQTSYAGEGDLTEDATGTAYTEKVDHWRYLTALDVLSGEADGTVVAFGDSLTDGKNSTVNANARWPDHLNRRLRTALAAGRDLPRYSVVNAGIGGNRVLSDARGRPLENQAGIRRFRRDVLDRPNVKIVVIDLGINDLLRTPGTADPQKILTGLRDLVRQAHARGIKVVGATLMPVGRRTTWTEARESVRQTINAEIRSGRVYDAVVDFDKALRDPYNPRGLRAMYDSGDRLHPNDKGYERMADSFDLDYLKGSAAARL
- a CDS encoding DUF1707 SHOCT-like domain-containing protein codes for the protein MTDAVPSGGTPPRPPGSELRASDADRERVAEVLRDALAEGRLDMEEFEERLDATYKARTYGELAPITRDLPVGQVAAPKLDMLKRPEPDGSWASRIVGGEGSSTWAVAVMSGFQRKGRWTVPRRFNCFAFWGGGELDLREANFADGEVEINCVAIMGGVQVIVPPGVEVVVRGIGIMGGFDHREQGVPGEPGAPRVVVTGFAFWGGVGVERKLRRAERQQLREERRQQRLDRREAVRELRESVRDDVLDTHRRMIGGHRDMTRHRRRRGGD